The Planococcus versutus genome contains a region encoding:
- the yycF gene encoding response regulator YycF, producing MSKTILVVDDEKPIADILQFNLKKEGFNVVCAYDGDEAIKIAEEIQPDLMLLDIMLPNRDGMEVCREIRKKFDFPIIMLTAKDSEIDKVLGLELGADDYVTKPFSTRELIARVKANLRRQNIVPAEDEGQNSNDIQVGALTIQPDAYLVLKREETIELTHREFELLHYLGKHIGQVMTREHLLQTVWGYDYFGDVRTVDVTVRRLREKIEDNPSHPAWIVTRRGVGYYLRNPEQE from the coding sequence ATGAGTAAAACGATATTAGTTGTAGATGATGAGAAACCAATTGCAGATATTTTACAATTTAACTTAAAAAAAGAAGGCTTTAATGTTGTGTGTGCGTATGATGGAGATGAAGCGATCAAAATTGCGGAAGAAATCCAACCAGACTTGATGTTATTGGATATCATGTTGCCGAATCGTGATGGCATGGAAGTATGCCGCGAAATTCGCAAGAAATTTGATTTTCCAATTATTATGCTAACAGCAAAAGATTCGGAGATCGATAAAGTATTGGGACTGGAATTAGGGGCAGATGATTATGTGACAAAGCCTTTTTCGACGCGTGAATTGATTGCGCGTGTTAAAGCGAATTTACGTCGCCAAAACATTGTGCCTGCTGAAGATGAAGGCCAAAACTCGAATGATATCCAAGTAGGGGCATTGACGATTCAACCAGATGCTTATCTTGTACTAAAACGTGAAGAAACCATTGAATTGACTCATCGTGAATTTGAGTTACTTCATTATCTAGGCAAGCATATCGGACAAGTAATGACACGTGAGCATTTGCTACAGACGGTATGGGGGTATGATTATTTTGGTGACGTTCGGACAGTGGATGTTACCGTACGACGCTTACGCGAGAAAATCGAAGATAACCCAAGTCACCCAGCCTGGATTGTGACACGTCGTGGTGTAGGTTATTATTTACGAAACCCTGAACAGGAGTAG
- the dnaB gene encoding replicative DNA helicase has protein sequence MNETIDRVPPHNHEAEQSVIGAIFLEPPSLITVAEIVMAEDFYRIAHQKIFQTMLNLADHGKAIDVVTVTEELSVKKELEDVGGLSYLTEIANAVPTAANVAHYAHIVEEKAILRRLIRVATTIVEDGFTREDEVEALLAEAEKKMMEVSNRKNAGDFIHIKDVLVKTYDNIELLHTRKGDVTGIPTGFRDLDKVTAGFQRNDLIIVAARPSVGKTAFALNVAQNVATKTDENVAIFSLEMGAEQLVMRMLCAEGNIDAQVLRTGALQNEDWRKLTMAMGSLSNAGIFIDDTPGIRVNDIRAKCRRLKQEYGLGMIMIDYLQLIQGPGRSGENRQQEVSDISRSLKGLARELEVPVIALSQLSRGVEQRQDKRPMMSDLRESGSIEQDADIVSFLYREDYYDKETEDQNMIEIIIAKQRNGPTGTVKLAFVKEYNKFVTIDWSQHESGGDF, from the coding sequence ATGAACGAAACGATAGATCGTGTCCCCCCGCACAACCATGAAGCTGAACAATCGGTGATTGGCGCCATCTTTTTAGAACCACCTTCTCTGATCACGGTTGCTGAAATCGTCATGGCAGAAGATTTTTACCGCATTGCCCATCAAAAGATTTTCCAGACGATGCTGAATTTAGCGGATCACGGAAAAGCAATTGATGTTGTGACTGTGACAGAAGAGCTTTCTGTCAAAAAAGAATTAGAAGACGTTGGCGGTTTATCTTATTTAACGGAAATCGCTAACGCCGTACCAACGGCAGCAAACGTTGCGCATTACGCTCATATTGTGGAAGAAAAAGCGATATTGCGCCGCCTCATTCGAGTAGCGACAACGATTGTAGAGGATGGGTTTACACGTGAAGACGAAGTAGAAGCCTTGCTTGCTGAAGCTGAAAAAAAAATGATGGAAGTATCGAATCGTAAGAATGCTGGCGATTTTATTCATATCAAAGACGTCTTAGTTAAGACCTATGACAATATCGAATTGCTGCATACCCGCAAAGGCGACGTTACAGGGATCCCTACAGGCTTCCGTGACCTTGATAAGGTAACAGCAGGGTTTCAACGAAACGACTTGATTATCGTGGCTGCACGGCCTTCTGTTGGTAAGACCGCTTTTGCTTTGAACGTGGCACAAAACGTTGCAACGAAAACAGATGAAAACGTCGCGATTTTCAGTTTGGAGATGGGTGCTGAACAGCTCGTCATGCGTATGCTATGTGCGGAAGGTAATATCGATGCACAAGTATTACGGACAGGAGCACTTCAAAACGAAGATTGGCGCAAGTTGACAATGGCTATGGGTAGTTTATCAAATGCTGGAATTTTCATCGATGATACGCCTGGAATTCGAGTGAACGATATCCGTGCCAAATGTCGTCGACTAAAACAGGAATATGGACTTGGCATGATCATGATCGATTATCTTCAGCTAATCCAAGGACCTGGACGTTCTGGAGAAAACCGTCAACAAGAAGTATCGGATATTTCTCGTTCGTTGAAAGGGTTAGCTCGTGAACTCGAAGTACCGGTTATCGCGTTGTCTCAGTTATCTCGTGGAGTCGAACAACGGCAAGATAAACGACCGATGATGTCGGATTTACGTGAATCCGGAAGTATTGAGCAAGATGCCGATATTGTGTCGTTCTTGTATCGTGAAGATTATTACGATAAAGAAACAGAAGATCAAAATATGATTGAAATTATCATCGCAAAACAACGTAATGGCCCGACTGGTACAGTGAAACTAGCTTTTGTGAAAGAATACAATAAATTTGTTACCATTGACTGGAGTCAGCATGAATCTGGCGGAGACTTTTAA
- a CDS encoding adenylosuccinate synthase yields the protein MTSVVVVGTQWGDEGKGKITDFLSEHAEVIARYQGGNNAGHTIIFGGETYKLHLIPSGIFYKDKTSVIGNGMVVDPKALVKELKGLHDRGVTTENLRISNRAHVLLPYHIKQDEVEEARRGANKIGTTGKGIGPAYMDKAARVGIRMADLLDHVVFEEKLRMNLNEKNRLFEKFYETEGFTVEEILEEYYAYGQEIAKYVTDTSKVLNDAIDDGRRVLFEGAQGVMLDIDQGTYPYVTSSNPVAGGVTIGAGVGPTTIQHVIGVCKAYTSRVGDGPFPTELFDEVGQQIREVGKEYGTTTGRPRRIGWFDSVVVRHARRVSGLTDLTVNSIDVLTGLDTVKICTAYRHNGELITEYPANLRMLAECEPVYEELPGWSEDVTSCKSLDELPDNARHYLERIAQLTGVQISIFSVGPDRNQTNIVTSVWR from the coding sequence ATGACATCAGTCGTAGTAGTAGGAACGCAATGGGGAGACGAAGGAAAAGGGAAAATCACAGATTTTCTATCAGAACATGCAGAAGTAATTGCACGTTACCAAGGTGGCAATAACGCGGGACACACGATTATTTTTGGTGGAGAAACGTATAAATTGCATTTGATTCCTTCTGGGATTTTCTATAAAGATAAAACATCGGTAATTGGAAACGGCATGGTTGTGGATCCGAAAGCACTTGTGAAAGAATTGAAAGGTCTTCATGACCGTGGCGTTACAACGGAAAACTTGCGCATTTCAAATCGCGCACACGTTTTGTTGCCATACCATATCAAGCAAGACGAAGTAGAAGAAGCAAGACGCGGAGCAAACAAAATCGGAACAACAGGTAAAGGCATCGGACCTGCTTATATGGACAAAGCAGCGCGTGTCGGAATTCGTATGGCGGATTTACTGGACCACGTTGTGTTCGAGGAAAAACTGCGCATGAACTTAAACGAAAAAAATCGTCTATTCGAGAAATTCTATGAAACAGAAGGATTTACTGTAGAAGAAATTTTGGAAGAGTATTACGCATATGGTCAAGAAATTGCTAAATACGTAACAGACACTTCAAAAGTTTTGAATGATGCAATTGATGATGGTCGTCGTGTATTATTTGAAGGCGCTCAAGGTGTGATGCTCGACATCGATCAAGGAACTTACCCGTACGTAACATCATCTAACCCGGTAGCGGGCGGTGTAACAATTGGCGCAGGCGTAGGTCCAACAACGATTCAGCATGTTATCGGAGTTTGCAAAGCTTATACTTCACGTGTCGGAGACGGCCCATTCCCAACGGAATTGTTTGACGAAGTGGGTCAACAAATTCGCGAAGTTGGGAAAGAATACGGAACTACAACTGGACGTCCACGCCGCATTGGCTGGTTTGACAGTGTGGTTGTTCGCCACGCAAGACGTGTTAGTGGATTAACAGACTTAACAGTTAACTCGATTGATGTTTTGACCGGTCTTGATACGGTGAAAATTTGTACCGCTTACCGTCATAACGGAGAACTAATTACAGAATATCCAGCAAATTTGCGTATGCTTGCTGAATGCGAGCCTGTTTACGAAGAGCTTCCAGGTTGGTCTGAAGATGTAACTAGCTGCAAATCACTAGACGAACTTCCTGACAATGCACGTCATTATTTGGAGCGCATTGCACAATTAACAGGCGTTCAAATTTCAATTTTCTCTGTCGGTCCTGACCGTAACCAAACAAACATTGTGACAAGTGTTTGGAGATAA
- the rplI gene encoding 50S ribosomal protein L9, which translates to MKVIFLKDVKGKGKKGDIKNVADGYAHNFLLKNNLAIEANQATISKLDGQKKKEQKEADQELEEAKQLKDTLEGLTIELTAKSGADGRLFGSITTKQVATALEKKHSIKLDKRKMELDDAIRALGYTNIPVKLHHDVTATLRVHVTEEA; encoded by the coding sequence ATGAAAGTAATATTTTTGAAAGACGTAAAAGGTAAAGGTAAAAAAGGGGACATCAAAAACGTAGCAGATGGTTATGCGCATAATTTCTTATTGAAAAATAACTTAGCAATCGAAGCAAACCAAGCAACGATCAGTAAATTAGACGGTCAAAAGAAGAAAGAACAAAAAGAAGCAGACCAAGAACTGGAAGAAGCAAAACAATTAAAAGACACACTTGAAGGCTTAACAATCGAATTAACTGCGAAGTCTGGAGCAGATGGACGTCTTTTCGGATCCATCACTACTAAACAAGTAGCTACAGCTCTTGAGAAAAAACACAGCATTAAGTTAGACAAACGCAAAATGGAATTAGACGACGCTATTCGTGCGCTTGGGTATACGAATATTCCTGTAAAGCTTCATCATGACGTGACCGCTACACTTCGAGTTCACGTTACCGAAGAAGCGTAA